The Xylophilus rhododendri region TGCCCCGCGCGAGCTGGCCGCCGCACTGCTCGTCGTCGTCATCTGGGGGCTGAACTTCGTGGTCACCAAGGTGACGCTGCGCGAGTTCACGCCCTTCCAGCTGGGCACCTTCCGTTATTTGTTCGCCGCGCTGCCCCTGGTGCTGGTCCTGCCGCGCCCGCCGCTGCGATGGCGCTGGCTGCTGGCCGCCGGGCTAGCCCAGCTGGCGCAGTTCGCCATGGTCTTCGTCGCCATCCGCATGGGCATGAGCGCGGCGCTGGCCTCGGTGCTGCTGCAGACGCAGGTCTTCTTCACCGCCCTGCTGGGCCTGCTGCTGCTGCGCGAGCCCCTGCGTGGCGCGGCCCGTGCGGCCCTGGCGCTGGCGGCGGCCGGCCTGGCCTGCTTCGGCATCGAGTTCGCGGGCGGTGCCGGCGGCGGCATCACGCTGGCCAGCCTGGTGCTGATCCTGGGGGCCGCCACCATGTGGGCGGTGTCCAACATCATCGTGCGGCGCATCCAGGCCAGCCAGCCGCGCTACGACGCGCTGCCCTTCATGGTGTGGATCTCGCTCGTGCCCATCCTGCCCTTCGCTGGCCTGGCCTGGCTGTTCGACCCCGAGGCCACGCGCTGGCAGTGGCTGCATGCCAGCGCCACCGGCTGGGCCGGCGTGGCCTATCTCGGCTGGTGCGCCACCCTGGCCGGCTACGCCCTGTGGACCTGGCTGCTGCAGCGCCACCCCGCCAACCGGGTGGCGCCCTTCAGCCTGGGCGTGCCGGTGATCGGCCTGG contains the following coding sequences:
- a CDS encoding EamA family transporter, which gives rise to MTTPHTSFAPRELAAALLVVVIWGLNFVVTKVTLREFTPFQLGTFRYLFAALPLVLVLPRPPLRWRWLLAAGLAQLAQFAMVFVAIRMGMSAALASVLLQTQVFFTALLGLLLLREPLRGAARAALALAAAGLACFGIEFAGGAGGGITLASLVLILGAATMWAVSNIIVRRIQASQPRYDALPFMVWISLVPILPFAGLAWLFDPEATRWQWLHASATGWAGVAYLGWCATLAGYALWTWLLQRHPANRVAPFSLGVPVIGLATGMLVLGETITPWQWAGSACIVAALLVGMLGPRLFVRAEDSGPG